In a genomic window of uncultured Flavobacterium sp.:
- the hpt gene encoding hypoxanthine phosphoribosyltransferase: MIQLHDKQFVPFISAKEIDFALTKLVAQVEDDFGDDTPIFIGVLNGAFMVVADFLKKYKSPCEVSFIKMSSYEGTETTNSVKELIGINQDLSGRSVVLIEDIIDTGNTIEELKHLFKQQNVKHFKIATLFFKPDAYKKDIKIDYIGIRIPNKFIVGYGLDYDGLGRNLAEVYKLAE; this comes from the coding sequence ATGATACAACTTCACGATAAACAATTTGTTCCATTTATTTCGGCTAAAGAAATTGATTTTGCTTTGACCAAATTAGTTGCACAAGTAGAAGATGATTTTGGAGATGATACCCCAATTTTTATTGGAGTTTTGAACGGCGCATTTATGGTTGTTGCCGATTTTTTAAAGAAATATAAAAGTCCTTGCGAGGTTTCATTTATCAAAATGTCATCTTACGAAGGAACTGAAACTACCAATTCTGTAAAGGAATTAATTGGTATCAATCAGGATTTATCCGGAAGAAGTGTTGTTCTTATCGAAGACATTATCGATACCGGAAATACGATCGAAGAATTAAAGCACCTTTTTAAACAACAAAACGTAAAGCATTTTAAAATTGCGACTTTGTTCTTTAAACCGGATGCTTACAAAAAAGACATTAAAATAGATTATATCGGAATCAGAATTCCAAATAAATTCATTGTGGGCTATGGATTAGACTACGATGGTTTAGGAAGAAATCTTGCTGAGGTCTATAAATTGGCCGAATAA
- a CDS encoding S46 family peptidase translates to MKKIVLFLTMCLMAFPVKADEGMWFLMFIERLNHRDMEKMGLQLTAEEIYSINHHSLKDAVVQFNGGCTAEIVSKNGLVLTNHHCGYNAIAELSTAEQNYLKDGFWAKERSAEMKPKSLYVRFFVRMDDVSKRILSKVNDQMTETERNKVIQQEIALIEKENNEGGKYTVSVRPFFQGNEYYYFVYQDYTDVRLVGTPPESVGKFGGDTDNWEWPRQTGDFSMFRVYADKDGNPAAYSKDNVPLQPKHYLPISIKGVKENDFAMILGYPGRTNRWMPAGGIEQNVKFAYPAWVEGAKTGMDVMKKYMDKDATVRLQYASKYASTANYWKNRQGMIDALTKAGTAETKSQQEDKFYEWATKPANKDKYENVIPTINDYYRETNVKATHDNYLSQLLRTSSYGAGPANLGNALIAYYNENDAKKAEMLPKINAMIESIYGEFYAPLEKDVLTAQLNLYASKAAEYGLAPQVAKMKAENKGDFTADVAKATEISYFTSKDKVLAFMADPKPLAIVHDPLYIISNDLLTKFRAKTDDQAKADDGFAIAYRKLVEGLRESKLNAIQYPDANSTLRLTYGKVRALPADPRNDAKINNYTTMESMVKKYKAGDQEFDLPKRLLELNKAKDFGQYADKAGYMPVNFLTDNDITGGNSGSPVLNGKGELIGIAFDGNIEAMAGDVIFDPKLQRTINVDIRYVLWIIDKYAGAKNIVDEMTIIK, encoded by the coding sequence ATGAAAAAAATAGTTTTATTCTTGACCATGTGCCTAATGGCTTTTCCTGTAAAAGCAGACGAAGGAATGTGGTTCTTGATGTTTATCGAGAGATTGAACCATAGAGATATGGAAAAAATGGGTTTGCAATTAACAGCCGAAGAAATTTACAGTATTAATCATCATAGTTTGAAAGATGCTGTTGTACAATTTAATGGAGGATGTACTGCTGAAATCGTTTCTAAAAACGGATTGGTTTTGACAAATCACCACTGCGGATATAATGCAATTGCTGAACTTTCGACTGCTGAACAAAATTATTTAAAAGATGGTTTTTGGGCAAAAGAAAGAAGTGCCGAAATGAAACCAAAATCTTTATATGTACGTTTCTTTGTTCGTATGGACGATGTTTCTAAAAGAATTTTATCAAAAGTAAATGATCAAATGACAGAAACAGAAAGAAACAAAGTTATTCAGCAAGAAATTGCTTTGATCGAAAAAGAGAATAATGAAGGTGGAAAATACACAGTTTCTGTTCGCCCTTTCTTTCAAGGAAATGAATATTATTATTTCGTTTACCAAGATTACACAGACGTTCGTTTAGTAGGAACGCCACCGGAAAGTGTTGGTAAATTTGGTGGAGACACTGATAACTGGGAGTGGCCTCGTCAAACTGGAGATTTCTCTATGTTTAGAGTTTATGCAGATAAAGACGGAAATCCGGCAGCTTATTCTAAAGACAACGTGCCTTTGCAACCTAAACACTATTTACCAATAAGTATTAAAGGTGTAAAAGAGAATGATTTTGCAATGATCTTAGGATATCCTGGAAGAACAAATCGTTGGATGCCAGCTGGTGGAATCGAGCAAAACGTTAAGTTTGCTTATCCTGCTTGGGTTGAAGGTGCTAAAACCGGAATGGATGTAATGAAAAAGTATATGGACAAAGATGCAACAGTTCGTTTGCAATATGCGTCTAAATATGCTTCGACAGCAAATTACTGGAAAAACCGTCAGGGAATGATCGATGCTTTAACAAAAGCTGGAACTGCGGAGACTAAAAGTCAGCAAGAAGATAAGTTCTATGAATGGGCAACTAAACCGGCTAACAAAGACAAATACGAAAATGTAATTCCTACGATTAATGATTATTACAGAGAAACGAATGTAAAAGCGACTCATGATAATTATTTATCTCAACTTTTACGTACTTCAAGCTATGGAGCGGGACCTGCAAATTTAGGAAACGCATTGATTGCTTATTATAATGAGAATGATGCTAAAAAAGCAGAAATGTTGCCTAAGATTAATGCAATGATCGAAAGCATTTACGGTGAATTTTATGCGCCTCTTGAAAAAGATGTTTTAACGGCCCAGTTGAATTTATATGCTTCTAAAGCTGCTGAATATGGTTTAGCTCCACAAGTTGCTAAAATGAAAGCAGAAAATAAAGGAGACTTTACTGCTGACGTTGCAAAAGCTACAGAAATAAGTTATTTTACTTCTAAAGATAAAGTATTGGCATTTATGGCTGATCCAAAACCATTGGCAATTGTACACGATCCTTTGTATATTATTTCTAATGATTTATTGACAAAATTCCGTGCAAAAACTGACGATCAGGCAAAAGCTGATGATGGTTTTGCAATCGCTTACCGCAAACTGGTTGAAGGTTTAAGAGAATCAAAATTGAATGCAATTCAATATCCTGATGCAAACTCAACATTGAGATTGACTTACGGAAAAGTTCGCGCTTTGCCTGCAGATCCACGTAATGATGCTAAAATTAATAACTATACTACTATGGAAAGTATGGTTAAAAAATACAAAGCAGGAGATCAGGAATTTGATTTGCCAAAACGTTTGTTGGAATTAAACAAAGCAAAAGATTTTGGACAATATGCTGATAAAGCAGGATATATGCCAGTAAATTTCTTGACAGATAATGATATTACTGGAGGAAATTCAGGTTCACCGGTTCTTAACGGAAAAGGAGAATTAATTGGAATTGCTTTTGACGGAAACATCGAAGCTATGGCTGGAGATGTTATTTTTGATCCAAAATTGCAAAGAACAATTAACGTAGATATTCGTTACGTACTTTGGATTATTGACAAATACGCTGGAGCTAAAAATATTGTTGACGAAATGACGATTATAAAATAA
- a CDS encoding adenylate kinase → MINIVLFGKPGAGKGTQAEFLKEKYKLTHLSTGDIFRFNLKNDTDLGKKARVFMDNGELVPCEVTTAMLIDEVNKHPDTNGFLFDGYPRTLDQAEALDKFLPTIGSSVTATIALEADDEILVARLLERGKTSGRVDDQDEEKIRVRYQEYNEKTAPLIGYYKEQNKFHAVNGIGTIEEITQRLTSVIDNL, encoded by the coding sequence ATGATTAACATTGTTTTATTTGGAAAACCAGGAGCAGGAAAAGGAACTCAGGCTGAATTTTTGAAAGAAAAATACAAATTAACACACCTTTCAACAGGAGATATTTTTCGTTTTAATTTAAAAAATGACACAGATTTAGGTAAAAAAGCAAGAGTTTTTATGGACAATGGAGAATTGGTTCCTTGCGAAGTTACAACTGCAATGTTAATTGACGAAGTAAACAAACATCCTGATACCAACGGTTTTTTATTTGACGGTTATCCAAGAACATTAGATCAGGCAGAAGCTCTGGATAAGTTTTTACCAACAATTGGATCAAGCGTTACAGCAACAATTGCATTAGAAGCAGACGATGAAATTCTGGTAGCACGTTTATTAGAAAGAGGAAAAACAAGTGGAAGAGTTGATGATCAGGACGAAGAAAAAATTCGTGTGAGATATCAGGAATACAATGAAAAAACAGCTCCATTAATCGGATATTATAAAGAACAAAATAAGTTTCACGCCGTAAACGGTATCGGAACTATCGAAGAAATTACACAACGCTTAACGTCAGTTATAGATAATTTGTAG
- a CDS encoding TonB-dependent receptor — translation MILKKHCFLILVVIVFQNTYAQEQKSKPIDSLQTEKLEEVVISSLHINDSLQNAPASIGILSKKELTQNNATDISTVINTIPGVFMQSSNITTTRISIRGIGARTPYGTNKIRAFYGSIPLTSGNSETVIDDIDLENIGQIEVIKGPLSSIYGAGLGGAILISPQLSKNNGQTAGISTVFGSFGLLKNTLNYSLTEKKSSLNLSYHKLKTDGWRENSAYDREGITIAGELFKKQNSKLTYFSNYTYLKAYIPSSISKQVFDSNPELGAPTWVASKGFKEYKSTLAGLAYDFKINDNLNNSTSIFVNYKDSNEPRPFDILRQYTFGTGARTQFSGNFRINKIENQFIAGIEYFTDNYSGNTFENLYKTNNGQGSLQGNQLTETDQKRHFYNIFSQIRTLLSEKFEFQAGLNYNETHFELTNFLPQKTATEKYSYNGILSPQLSFLYKPNQQQTLYFSASRGFSLPATEETLTSTGNINPNIKPESGYNFEVGGKFYFFNKNLYTEFAVYRMEIKDLLVAKRIGDDQYEGINAGKTFHEGIEVSAKHNWFINRFFTLNSFIGASLGKYEFKDFVDNGNDYSGNKLTGVAANKINAGITLNTNLGIYFSADFQFVDKIPMNDANSAYSDSYNIINLKTGYRFEILPNLNTNLAFGINNLFDEKYASMILPNAVAVGNSSPRYYYPGLPVNYYGTISLNYLF, via the coding sequence ATGATTCTAAAAAAACATTGCTTTCTTATTCTTGTCGTAATTGTTTTTCAAAACACTTATGCACAAGAACAGAAAAGCAAACCTATAGATTCTCTTCAAACAGAAAAACTAGAAGAAGTTGTTATCAGTTCCCTTCATATTAATGATAGCTTACAGAATGCGCCCGCTTCGATAGGAATTTTATCTAAAAAAGAGCTGACGCAAAATAATGCCACAGATATTAGCACAGTCATTAATACGATTCCCGGAGTATTTATGCAATCTTCGAATATCACGACAACGCGAATTTCGATTCGTGGTATTGGCGCAAGAACTCCATATGGAACCAATAAAATCAGAGCTTTTTATGGAAGTATTCCGCTGACTTCTGGAAATAGCGAAACTGTTATCGATGATATTGACTTAGAAAACATTGGTCAAATCGAAGTTATAAAAGGTCCTCTTTCGAGTATTTATGGCGCAGGTTTGGGCGGTGCGATTTTGATTTCGCCTCAACTTTCAAAAAACAACGGACAAACTGCTGGAATAAGTACCGTTTTTGGTTCGTTTGGATTACTGAAAAATACTTTAAATTACAGTCTGACTGAAAAAAAATCAAGTTTAAATTTAAGTTATCATAAACTAAAAACCGATGGTTGGCGAGAAAATAGCGCCTATGATCGCGAAGGAATAACAATTGCAGGAGAATTATTTAAGAAGCAAAATAGCAAGCTTACTTATTTTTCGAATTATACTTATTTGAAAGCTTATATTCCGAGTTCTATTAGTAAACAAGTTTTTGATTCTAATCCAGAATTGGGCGCTCCAACTTGGGTTGCTTCAAAAGGATTTAAAGAATATAAATCGACTTTGGCAGGATTGGCTTATGATTTTAAAATCAATGATAATCTGAATAACTCAACTTCAATTTTTGTGAATTATAAAGACAGTAATGAGCCTCGCCCTTTTGATATTTTACGTCAATATACTTTTGGAACTGGTGCCAGAACGCAATTTTCGGGAAACTTTAGAATCAATAAAATCGAAAATCAGTTTATTGCCGGAATCGAATATTTTACAGATAATTATAGCGGAAATACTTTTGAGAATCTATACAAAACCAATAATGGTCAAGGAAGTTTACAAGGAAATCAATTGACAGAAACAGATCAGAAGAGACATTTTTATAATATCTTTTCTCAAATAAGAACTTTACTTTCTGAGAAATTTGAGTTTCAAGCGGGATTAAATTACAACGAAACTCATTTTGAACTCACAAACTTTCTTCCTCAAAAAACGGCAACAGAAAAATATAGTTATAACGGAATCCTTTCACCACAATTGTCTTTTCTTTATAAACCAAATCAGCAACAAACATTATATTTCTCCGCAAGCCGAGGATTTTCATTGCCCGCCACTGAAGAAACTCTCACAAGTACAGGCAATATAAATCCGAATATAAAACCTGAAAGTGGTTATAATTTTGAAGTTGGTGGAAAATTCTATTTCTTCAATAAAAATCTTTATACCGAATTTGCCGTTTATCGAATGGAAATTAAAGATTTATTGGTGGCAAAAAGAATTGGCGATGATCAATATGAAGGTATAAATGCCGGAAAAACTTTTCACGAAGGAATTGAAGTTTCGGCAAAACACAATTGGTTCATTAATCGTTTTTTTACTTTGAATTCTTTTATCGGAGCTTCTTTAGGCAAATATGAATTTAAGGATTTTGTCGATAACGGAAATGATTATTCCGGAAATAAACTAACCGGAGTTGCTGCGAATAAAATAAACGCCGGAATAACTTTAAATACCAATTTAGGCATTTATTTTTCTGCTGATTTTCAGTTTGTAGATAAAATTCCAATGAACGATGCCAATTCTGCTTATTCAGATTCTTATAATATCATCAATTTAAAAACAGGTTATCGTTTTGAAATCCTTCCTAATTTAAATACCAATTTAGCTTTTGGCATTAATAATCTTTTCGATGAAAAATATGCTTCGATGATTTTACCCAATGCTGTTGCAGTCGGAAATTCAAGTCCAAGATATTATTATCCGGGACTTCCTGTAAATTATTACGGAACTATTTCGCTAAATTACTTATTTTAG
- the obgE gene encoding GTPase ObgE, which produces MTEGNFVDYVKIYVSSGKGGKGSTHLHREKFIEKGGPDGGDGGRGGHVYLVGNKGLWTLFHLKFARHIKAGHGGDGGGDRSTGADGEDKFIEVPLGTVVKDKETGETLFEITEDGEKRILSKGGKGGLGNWHFRSSTNQTPRYAQPGLPGVEMDVILELKVLADVGLVGFPNAGKSTLLSVLTSAKPKIADYPFTTLKPNLGIVAYRDYQSFVIADIPGIIEGAAEGKGLGHYFLRHIERNSTLLFLVPVDTPDIKGEYDILVNELTKYNPEMLDKERLLVISKCDMLDDELKAELKTELDVAFKDVPYMFISSVAQQGLTDLKDKLWKMLND; this is translated from the coding sequence ATGACAGAAGGAAATTTTGTAGATTATGTTAAGATATATGTTTCTTCCGGAAAGGGAGGAAAAGGATCTACACATTTACATAGAGAGAAATTTATTGAAAAAGGAGGCCCTGACGGAGGTGATGGTGGTCGAGGAGGACACGTGTATTTAGTTGGAAATAAAGGACTTTGGACACTGTTTCATTTGAAATTTGCCCGTCACATTAAAGCTGGTCACGGTGGAGATGGAGGAGGAGACCGTAGTACTGGTGCTGACGGAGAAGATAAATTTATCGAAGTGCCTTTAGGAACTGTTGTAAAAGACAAAGAAACCGGAGAGACTTTATTCGAAATTACCGAAGATGGTGAAAAAAGAATCCTTTCTAAAGGAGGAAAAGGCGGATTAGGAAACTGGCACTTTAGAAGTTCTACAAATCAAACGCCACGTTACGCACAACCAGGTTTACCGGGAGTTGAGATGGACGTAATTTTGGAATTAAAAGTTCTTGCTGATGTTGGATTAGTAGGTTTTCCTAATGCTGGAAAATCAACATTGCTATCTGTATTAACTTCTGCAAAACCAAAAATTGCTGATTACCCTTTTACTACCTTAAAACCAAACTTAGGAATTGTTGCTTACAGAGATTATCAATCTTTTGTAATTGCAGATATTCCGGGAATTATTGAAGGTGCTGCCGAAGGTAAAGGTTTAGGTCATTATTTCTTACGTCATATCGAGCGTAACTCAACTTTACTATTTTTAGTTCCGGTTGATACGCCAGACATTAAAGGTGAATATGATATTTTGGTTAATGAGTTAACTAAATACAATCCTGAAATGTTAGATAAAGAACGTCTTTTGGTAATCTCAAAATGTGATATGCTGGATGACGAGCTTAAAGCTGAATTGAAAACAGAACTTGATGTTGCTTTCAAAGATGTTCCTTATATGTTTATTTCTTCTGTTGCTCAACAAGGTTTGACAGACTTAAAAGATAAGCTTTGGAAAATGCTAAACGACTAA
- a CDS encoding outer membrane beta-barrel protein encodes MKKLLLAVVLLVATIANAQKGSILLGGNVGFASEKIGDEKHEGFEFSPKVGYQFTDHWTAGVEGLIANYKETGSARQEAYAIGAFARYSTPLSDLFSFYTDLGVGYQDRTLNNAKGMYATLTPALFINMKKGFGLNFSIGGVSYDNLSGKGTPREERIGFNFGKNFNVGISKNFGL; translated from the coding sequence ATGAAAAAATTACTATTAGCTGTTGTACTATTAGTTGCAACAATTGCAAATGCCCAAAAAGGCTCAATTTTATTAGGCGGAAATGTTGGATTTGCATCAGAAAAAATCGGAGACGAGAAACACGAAGGATTTGAATTTTCTCCAAAAGTAGGATATCAGTTTACTGACCATTGGACTGCCGGAGTTGAAGGTTTAATCGCTAACTACAAAGAAACAGGTTCAGCAAGACAAGAAGCATACGCAATTGGAGCTTTTGCACGTTATTCAACACCTCTTTCTGACTTGTTCTCTTTCTATACAGATTTAGGAGTTGGTTATCAAGATAGAACATTAAATAATGCTAAAGGAATGTACGCAACCTTAACACCAGCATTGTTCATCAACATGAAAAAAGGTTTTGGTTTAAATTTCTCTATTGGAGGAGTAAGCTACGATAATCTTTCAGGAAAAGGAACTCCAAGAGAAGAACGTATTGGTTTCAATTTTGGAAAAAATTTCAATGTTGGAATCTCTAAAAATTTCGGACTTTAG
- a CDS encoding 5-(carboxyamino)imidazole ribonucleotide synthase, with protein sequence MNYFSSDFKLGILGGGQLGKMLLFDTRKFDIQTYVLDPSDEAPSKIACNKFFQGDLMDYETVYNFGKQVDVLTFEIELVNLEALTQLENEGLKIYPSPKTLKGIQNKGIQKQFYANNNIPTAPFERFENLDNLKSTVISSGVEMPFVWKCTEFGYDGNGVKVIRQVSDLDTLPNVECIAETMIPFKNELAVIVVRNPSGEIKTYPVVEMEFHPEANQVEYVICPARIDSKVAEKARAIALNVSEKFNHVGLLAVEMFQTNDDDILVNEVAPRPHNSGHYSIEASYTSQFENHLRAILDLPLGNTDSKVAGIMVNLVGAEGFSGDVVYENIETILGWNGVTPHIYGKKQTRPFRKMGHVTIVNEDMAEARKIAEEVKNTIRVISGQ encoded by the coding sequence ATGAATTATTTTTCTTCTGATTTTAAATTAGGAATATTAGGTGGCGGACAATTAGGAAAAATGCTTTTGTTTGACACTCGAAAATTTGATATACAAACTTATGTTTTAGATCCAAGCGACGAAGCTCCGAGTAAAATTGCCTGCAATAAATTCTTTCAAGGCGATTTGATGGATTATGAAACCGTTTACAATTTTGGAAAACAAGTCGATGTTTTGACTTTCGAAATCGAATTGGTTAATCTTGAAGCTTTGACACAATTAGAAAACGAAGGTTTGAAAATATATCCTTCTCCTAAAACCTTAAAAGGAATTCAGAATAAAGGAATCCAAAAACAATTTTACGCAAATAATAATATCCCGACCGCACCATTTGAAAGATTTGAGAATTTAGACAATCTAAAATCTACTGTCATATCGAGCGGAGTCGAGATGCCTTTCGTTTGGAAATGTACCGAATTTGGTTACGATGGAAACGGTGTAAAAGTAATTCGTCAGGTTTCTGATTTGGATACTTTACCAAATGTTGAATGTATTGCAGAAACAATGATTCCGTTCAAAAACGAATTGGCTGTTATTGTGGTAAGAAATCCGTCAGGCGAAATTAAAACATATCCGGTAGTAGAAATGGAGTTTCACCCAGAAGCAAATCAGGTAGAATATGTAATTTGTCCTGCCAGAATCGATTCGAAAGTTGCCGAAAAAGCCAGAGCAATTGCTTTGAATGTTTCGGAAAAATTTAATCACGTTGGTCTTTTGGCAGTTGAAATGTTCCAAACCAATGATGATGATATTCTGGTAAATGAAGTTGCTCCTCGCCCACACAATTCAGGACATTATTCTATCGAAGCAAGTTATACTTCGCAATTCGAAAATCATTTGCGTGCGATTCTAGATCTTCCGTTAGGAAATACAGATAGTAAAGTTGCCGGAATTATGGTAAATTTAGTTGGCGCCGAAGGTTTTTCCGGAGATGTAGTTTACGAAAACATCGAAACCATTTTAGGTTGGAATGGCGTTACACCACATATTTACGGTAAAAAACAAACAAGACCTTTCAGAAAAATGGGTCACGTTACAATCGTAAATGAAGATATGGCAGAAGCCAGAAAAATTGCAGAAGAAGTTAAGAATACTATTAGAGTAATTAGTGGTCAGTAA
- a CDS encoding sorbosone dehydrogenase family protein yields the protein MKTVSNILSISFLAVLTACNGQSKEEKETISKQPSVVVKTAIGDLTLPAPYATESKTKNSKVLGWPEGKTPKAPEGFTVTKFADGFDNPRWSYIGPNNDIFVVESGTRTSKNQIIVLRDTDKDGKFETREVFLKGLNRPFGMLILKDFFYVANTDGLYRYPYKNAPLKLETQGVKIVELPAGGYNNHWTRNIISNPEETKIYVAVGSGSNVGENGMDKEVRRAAILEINPDGTGEKIYADGLRNPMGMDWNPVNKELWTAVNERDELGDDLVPDYITSVKLNGFYGWPYSYYGSNPDPRLKGERKDLVAKAIVPDVPVGSHTASLGLAFYTKDAFPAKYKNGAFVGQHGSWNRSIISGYKVLFVPFANGKPSGKPEDFLTGFVANADTAEVYGRPVAVTVMKDGSLLVNDDSGNTIWKVTANK from the coding sequence ATGAAAACCGTTTCAAATATATTATCTATATCCTTTTTAGCTGTATTAACAGCTTGCAATGGACAATCAAAAGAAGAGAAAGAAACGATCTCAAAACAGCCTTCGGTAGTTGTAAAAACTGCAATTGGCGATCTTACTTTGCCTGCGCCATACGCGACGGAATCAAAAACAAAAAACAGTAAAGTACTTGGCTGGCCGGAAGGCAAAACACCAAAAGCGCCGGAAGGATTTACAGTGACAAAATTTGCCGATGGTTTTGATAATCCGCGTTGGAGTTATATTGGACCTAATAATGATATTTTTGTTGTGGAAAGCGGAACAAGAACAAGTAAAAATCAAATTATAGTGCTTCGAGATACAGATAAAGACGGAAAATTTGAAACTCGTGAAGTTTTCTTAAAAGGATTAAACAGACCTTTTGGAATGCTAATTCTAAAAGACTTTTTTTATGTTGCCAATACCGATGGTTTATACCGTTATCCTTATAAAAATGCTCCGCTAAAGTTAGAAACCCAAGGAGTCAAAATTGTTGAACTTCCTGCCGGAGGATATAACAATCACTGGACGAGAAACATAATTTCAAATCCTGAAGAAACAAAGATTTATGTAGCTGTTGGTTCCGGAAGTAATGTTGGAGAAAACGGAATGGATAAAGAAGTACGCCGTGCAGCAATTTTAGAAATTAATCCTGATGGAACGGGCGAAAAAATTTATGCTGACGGACTTAGAAATCCAATGGGAATGGACTGGAATCCTGTTAACAAAGAATTATGGACAGCCGTTAATGAGCGTGATGAATTGGGCGACGATTTAGTTCCGGATTATATTACGAGTGTAAAATTGAATGGTTTTTATGGATGGCCATATTCATATTATGGAAGCAATCCAGATCCTAGATTAAAAGGCGAACGCAAAGATTTAGTGGCCAAAGCTATTGTTCCGGATGTTCCCGTTGGTTCTCACACTGCTTCTTTAGGATTGGCTTTTTATACTAAAGATGCTTTTCCGGCAAAGTACAAAAATGGCGCTTTCGTAGGACAACATGGTTCTTGGAATCGTTCTATAATATCAGGTTATAAAGTTCTTTTTGTTCCGTTTGCAAATGGAAAACCTTCTGGAAAACCTGAAGATTTTTTAACTGGTTTTGTAGCCAACGCTGATACGGCCGAAGTTTATGGACGTCCGGTTGCAGTAACCGTTATGAAAGACGGATCGCTTCTTGTAAACGATGATAGCGGAAACACAATTTGGAAGGTTACGGCGAATAAGTAA
- a CDS encoding hemolysin family protein, producing MEILIIFFLILLNGVFSMSEIALISARKNRLETAAKKGNKSAKIALDLANSPNKFLSTVQIGITLIGILTGIYSGDKITIDVETFVSGFAVLKPYAHSVAVGIVVVVLTFFSLVLGELLPKRIGLNYPESIAKMVALPMKIVSIITAPFIWLLTSSTDFLLNVLQIKPTADGKVTEEEIKAIIKEGTEGGEVQEIEQDIVERVFHIGDRKVNSLMTHRKSVDMLPFTADKAKIKELVLQDLHTVYPVYRDNYDDIVGIVTLKNIFANIESDNFDLNAIMIDAPYLMEQTTAYKALENFKKTGVHYALVSDEYGVFQGIITLNDILEALVGDASDFYKDEFQLIEREDGSWLVDGHYSLHDFLTYFELDELTNDYEVNTVSGMIMTELSHIPKEGEKLIWQKFVLEVLDMDGVKIDKVLVKALKE from the coding sequence TTGGAAATACTAATAATATTTTTTCTAATACTATTAAACGGCGTTTTCTCTATGTCCGAAATTGCACTTATTTCGGCAAGAAAAAACAGATTGGAAACCGCCGCAAAAAAGGGAAATAAAAGTGCGAAGATTGCGCTCGATTTAGCCAATTCACCAAACAAGTTTTTATCTACCGTACAAATCGGAATTACCTTAATCGGAATTTTAACCGGTATTTATAGTGGTGATAAAATCACAATAGACGTAGAAACATTTGTAAGCGGATTTGCCGTTTTAAAACCATATGCACATTCAGTTGCAGTGGGAATTGTTGTAGTAGTTTTGACATTTTTCTCTTTAGTTTTAGGTGAATTATTACCAAAACGTATTGGTTTAAATTATCCGGAATCGATTGCAAAAATGGTAGCATTACCAATGAAAATCGTTTCGATTATTACCGCGCCGTTTATTTGGTTGCTAACTTCTTCAACAGATTTTTTGTTGAATGTTTTGCAGATAAAACCAACAGCAGACGGTAAAGTAACCGAAGAAGAAATTAAAGCCATCATTAAAGAAGGAACCGAAGGCGGAGAAGTTCAGGAAATAGAACAAGACATCGTGGAACGTGTTTTTCATATTGGTGACAGAAAAGTAAATTCATTAATGACGCACCGTAAATCAGTAGACATGTTACCGTTTACTGCTGACAAAGCCAAAATTAAGGAATTAGTGTTGCAGGATTTACACACCGTTTATCCGGTTTACAGAGATAATTACGATGACATTGTTGGAATCGTAACCCTGAAAAATATATTCGCAAATATCGAAAGTGATAATTTCGATTTGAATGCAATAATGATAGATGCTCCTTATTTAATGGAGCAAACAACGGCTTATAAAGCGTTGGAAAATTTCAAAAAAACAGGCGTACATTATGCTTTAGTTTCAGATGAATATGGTGTTTTTCAAGGTATAATTACTTTGAATGATATCCTTGAAGCTTTAGTTGGAGATGCATCTGATTTTTATAAAGACGAATTCCAATTGATTGAACGTGAAGATGGTTCATGGTTGGTTGACGGACATTATTCCTTGCATGATTTTCTAACTTATTTTGAGTTAGACGAATTGACAAATGATTACGAAGTAAACACCGTAAGCGGAATGATTATGACAGAGCTTTCGCATATTCCAAAAGAAGGCGAAAAGTTAATCTGGCAAAAATTTGTGCTTGAAGTATTAGATATGGATGGCGTAAAGATTGACAAAGTGTTAGTAAAAGCACTAAAAGAGTAG